Proteins from a single region of Caloramator sp. E03:
- a CDS encoding sugar kinase, with amino-acid sequence MSKFVTFGEIMLRLAPIGYERFIQAKEFSVVYGGGEANVAVSLANYGKDAYFVTKVPKHEIGQCAVNELRKYGVKTDYIARGGERLGIYFCEKGASQRPSKVIYDRAHSSISEATSEDFNWDEIFKDAQWFHFTGITPALSDNCANLTLEAVKKAKEKGVIVSCDLNYRKKLWSSEKAGKIMGEIVKYCDVVIANEEDAEKVFGIKADATDIESGKLSEEGYRKVAKELYDRFNLKYVAITLRESYSASDNGWSAMIYDGKEFIRSRKYDMRIVDRVGGGDSFAGGLIYGLSSGMSSKDALEFAVAASCLKHSIEGDFNLVSKEEVETLMKGDASGRVQR; translated from the coding sequence ATGAGTAAATTTGTAACTTTTGGAGAAATAATGTTAAGACTTGCACCAATAGGGTATGAAAGGTTTATTCAAGCAAAAGAATTTTCAGTTGTATATGGGGGAGGAGAAGCAAATGTTGCTGTATCCCTTGCTAACTATGGTAAAGATGCATACTTTGTAACTAAGGTTCCAAAACATGAAATAGGACAGTGTGCAGTAAATGAGCTTAGAAAGTATGGAGTAAAAACTGATTACATAGCAAGAGGCGGGGAAAGGCTTGGAATATATTTCTGCGAAAAAGGAGCATCACAACGACCATCAAAGGTAATATATGATAGAGCCCATTCATCTATTTCAGAGGCTACAAGCGAAGATTTTAATTGGGATGAAATTTTTAAAGATGCACAGTGGTTTCATTTTACAGGAATAACTCCAGCTTTATCAGATAATTGTGCAAATTTAACTTTAGAAGCTGTAAAAAAAGCAAAAGAAAAAGGAGTTATAGTAAGCTGTGATCTTAACTATAGGAAAAAGCTTTGGAGCAGTGAAAAAGCAGGAAAAATAATGGGAGAGATAGTAAAATACTGTGATGTTGTAATTGCAAATGAAGAAGATGCTGAAAAAGTATTTGGAATAAAAGCTGATGCTACAGATATTGAAAGTGGGAAGCTAAGTGAAGAGGGATATAGAAAGGTTGCTAAAGAACTTTATGATAGGTTTAATTTAAAATATGTGGCTATAACTTTAAGGGAAAGTTACTCAGCTTCAGATAACGGCTGGTCAGCTATGATTTATGATGGTAAGGAATTTATAAGATCAAGAAAATATGATATGAGAATTGTTGATAGAGTCGGCGGTGGAGACTCCTTTGCTGGAGGACTTATATATGGATTATCCTCAGGAATGAGCAGCAAAGATGCCCTTGAGTTTGCAGTTGCAGCATCTTGTTTAAAACATTCAATTGAAGGAGACTTTAATCTTGTTTCAAAAGAGGAAGTTGAAACTTTAATGAAGGGAGATGCATCAGGAAGAGTACAAAGATAG